The following proteins are co-located in the Wenzhouxiangella marina genome:
- a CDS encoding DUF2066 domain-containing protein: MNSPRLCSIWLSLVLVVLSQAALADLYTGQGVLDEQPGASDRALMDALDEVLLRLSGRAEAPLRVELGLGLAEAQRLVQARQRVRVPVPVVAEDGLPTGEVEEQLRLQVQFDRAAIDARLAAAGVPRWGRERPTILLWVAMEDEAGARMLSSELALELRIQEQARRLGLDILRPLGDGLDLAEVAVADVRGGFLDASEPALVRYQASLPAMFDLRRTETGWNGRWFWRQDGRDQSVNLVADAPAELIQRGLEAMLSSLAERYAVSSEAASGQRRVRVSPIRDQVQFAEVLRYLENLSMVEAVRVSSARGAEIEFELSLSSGGLEDALALGGLLQLGPALPDGGLDLYLDQ, translated from the coding sequence ATGAATTCCCCTCGTCTGTGTTCAATCTGGCTGTCGCTGGTGCTGGTCGTGCTGTCTCAAGCGGCCCTGGCCGACCTGTATACCGGCCAAGGGGTGCTCGACGAGCAGCCCGGGGCGTCCGATCGAGCGCTGATGGACGCGCTCGATGAGGTCCTGCTGCGTCTGAGTGGCCGCGCCGAGGCGCCATTGCGCGTCGAGCTGGGTCTGGGCCTGGCCGAAGCGCAGCGACTCGTGCAGGCGCGTCAGCGGGTGCGGGTGCCGGTGCCCGTCGTCGCCGAGGATGGATTGCCCACCGGCGAGGTGGAGGAGCAACTCCGGCTGCAGGTGCAGTTCGATCGGGCAGCCATCGACGCCCGCCTGGCCGCGGCCGGGGTGCCGCGCTGGGGCCGCGAACGCCCGACGATCCTGCTCTGGGTGGCCATGGAGGACGAGGCGGGGGCCCGCATGCTGTCTTCGGAGCTGGCGCTCGAACTTCGAATCCAGGAGCAGGCGCGACGCCTGGGTCTGGACATTCTCCGCCCGCTGGGAGATGGCCTGGACCTGGCCGAAGTGGCCGTGGCCGATGTGCGGGGCGGCTTTCTGGACGCCAGCGAGCCGGCCCTGGTTCGATATCAGGCCAGCCTGCCTGCGATGTTCGATCTTCGCCGGACCGAGACCGGCTGGAACGGTCGCTGGTTCTGGCGCCAGGACGGGCGCGATCAGAGCGTCAATCTGGTGGCCGATGCGCCCGCCGAGCTGATCCAGCGCGGGCTGGAAGCCATGTTGTCCAGCCTCGCCGAACGCTATGCGGTCAGTTCCGAGGCCGCGAGCGGGCAGCGCCGGGTCCGGGTCTCGCCGATCCGTGACCAGGTGCAGTTTGCCGAAGTGCTCCGCTATCTCGAGAATCTGAGCATGGTCGAGGCGGTTCGGGTGAGCTCGGCGCGGGGTGCCGAGATCGAGTTCGAGCTGAGCCTGAGCTCCGGTGGCCTCGAAGATGCGCTGGCGCTCGGTGGCCTGCTTCAGCTGGGGCCGGCGCTGCCGGATGGCGGACTCGACCTGTATCTCGATCAGTGA
- a CDS encoding M48 family metalloprotease, giving the protein MRLVIAIFALLSAAGCAVNPVTGQNELSLYDETWELKTGEQFYAPLRQQQGGDFVLDAELVDYVQEVGQRVAGHADRDLPYEFEVLNSSIPNAWALPGGKISINRGLLTEMNSEAELAAVLGHEVVHAAARHGASAQSRAALLQGAVVLGGVAVGVATEREDYAAVAMMGGMLGAQLIGQRYSRDAERESDFYGTRYMHEAGYNPEGAVRLQESFVRLSEGRDSNWLDGLFASHPPSPERVENNRRIADELGRTGILGEERYRQKTARLRALVPAYEAHDEGRAALAEGNHELALSKAEEALSLEDREAIFHALRGDALASAERWRDAERAYDRALALDQGWFYQHLRRGMVRAELGELEGARRDLEASLERLRTAQGHYYLGAVERDSGNRQRAIEQFRIAAQEEGEIGQRARQALNDMGITP; this is encoded by the coding sequence ATGCGCCTAGTTATCGCCATTTTCGCCCTGCTCTCCGCAGCAGGTTGCGCGGTCAATCCGGTCACGGGTCAGAACGAGCTGAGTCTCTACGACGAGACCTGGGAGTTGAAGACCGGCGAGCAATTCTACGCGCCGCTCCGCCAGCAACAGGGTGGCGACTTCGTGCTCGATGCGGAACTGGTCGACTACGTGCAGGAAGTCGGTCAACGCGTGGCCGGCCACGCCGACCGTGACCTGCCCTACGAGTTCGAGGTCCTCAACAGTTCGATCCCCAACGCCTGGGCCCTGCCCGGCGGCAAGATCTCGATCAATCGCGGCCTGCTCACGGAGATGAATTCCGAGGCCGAGCTGGCCGCCGTTCTCGGCCACGAGGTGGTCCACGCTGCCGCTCGCCATGGCGCCAGCGCACAGTCCCGCGCCGCTTTGCTGCAGGGCGCCGTGGTTCTCGGCGGCGTTGCCGTGGGCGTGGCCACCGAGCGCGAGGACTATGCCGCCGTGGCGATGATGGGCGGGATGCTCGGCGCCCAGCTGATCGGCCAGCGCTATTCGCGCGATGCCGAACGCGAATCGGATTTCTACGGCACGCGCTACATGCACGAGGCCGGTTACAACCCCGAAGGCGCCGTTCGCCTGCAGGAAAGTTTCGTTCGCCTCTCCGAGGGGCGCGATTCCAACTGGCTGGACGGCCTGTTCGCCTCGCACCCACCCTCGCCGGAGCGCGTCGAGAACAATCGCCGCATCGCCGACGAACTCGGTCGCACGGGGATTCTGGGCGAGGAGCGCTACCGGCAGAAAACCGCGCGCCTGCGGGCCCTCGTCCCCGCCTACGAGGCGCATGACGAAGGCCGGGCGGCGCTGGCCGAAGGCAATCACGAACTCGCTCTGAGCAAGGCCGAGGAAGCCCTGTCCTTGGAGGATCGCGAGGCCATCTTCCATGCCCTGCGCGGCGATGCCCTGGCTAGCGCCGAGCGCTGGCGCGACGCGGAGCGAGCCTATGACCGGGCGCTGGCCCTCGATCAGGGCTGGTTCTATCAACACCTGCGGCGCGGCATGGTCCGCGCCGAGCTCGGTGAGCTGGAAGGCGCCCGTCGCGATCTCGAAGCCAGCCTCGAACGGCTCAGAACGGCGCAGGGCCATTACTACCTCGGGGCCGTGGAGCGCGATTCCGGCAACCGTCAGCGCGCCATCGAGCAGTTCCGGATCGCCGCCCAGGAAGAGGGCGAGATCGGTCAGCGCGCCCGCCAGGCGCTCAATGACATGGGCATCACACCCTGA
- a CDS encoding HdaA/DnaA family protein, which yields MSEQRLLALKAPRRPGFENFIAGPNQALVDTLAQGLEHGAWYFLAGPAGSGRTHLLNAVFADRHRRGETVGFMALSVRANRALLDEASADWVLVDDIDTLAGDEDGERALFNALNRWRSEHVGVLLSGAGREAFELPDLRSRLGQATRLTLKPLEEADLAALVERLSSEHEVVLGRGAADYLLKRTARNPAAIARLIESLAQRALSERRTLSVPLIREVIR from the coding sequence ATGAGCGAACAGCGCCTGCTGGCCCTCAAGGCGCCGCGTCGTCCGGGCTTCGAGAATTTCATCGCCGGTCCGAATCAGGCCCTCGTCGACACCCTGGCGCAGGGTCTCGAGCACGGCGCCTGGTACTTTCTGGCCGGTCCGGCCGGGAGCGGACGCACGCATCTGCTCAACGCCGTCTTTGCCGATCGCCATCGCCGGGGCGAAACGGTCGGTTTCATGGCTCTGAGCGTTCGCGCCAATCGCGCGCTGCTCGACGAGGCCAGCGCTGACTGGGTGCTGGTCGACGACATCGATACCCTGGCCGGCGACGAGGATGGTGAGCGCGCCCTGTTCAACGCCCTGAATCGCTGGCGCTCCGAGCACGTCGGGGTCCTGTTGTCGGGTGCGGGGCGGGAGGCCTTCGAGCTGCCGGATCTGCGCTCCCGTCTCGGTCAGGCCACCCGCCTGACCCTGAAGCCCCTGGAGGAGGCCGATCTGGCCGCGCTGGTCGAGCGTCTGTCCAGCGAGCACGAGGTCGTGCTGGGTCGCGGGGCGGCTGACTATCTGCTCAAGCGCACCGCAAGGAACCCGGCCGCCATTGCCCGCCTGATCGAAAGCCTCGCCCAGCGTGCCCTGAGCGAGCGCCGCACCCTGTCGGTCCCGCTGATCCGCGAAGTCATTCGCTAG
- a CDS encoding CDP-alcohol phosphatidyltransferase family protein produces the protein MNLAWIPNVLTVGRMLAVPPLVALLVAGRYDWALAVAVAAGLSDLLDGWLARRFGWQSRFGGLADPAADKILMVASYMTLAWLGYLPWWLFGLVILRDLVIVIGGWVYHVVFERLQAEPTQLSRFNTFCQVFLMWFVLVRLAGFPLPPEAQIGLEWLVAFMAVVTLVQYTWLWSMRAVRITRERRAGERPPR, from the coding sequence GTGAACCTGGCCTGGATTCCCAACGTGCTGACGGTGGGCCGCATGCTGGCGGTCCCGCCTCTGGTGGCTCTGCTCGTGGCCGGGCGCTACGACTGGGCGCTGGCGGTCGCGGTGGCGGCGGGGCTCTCCGATCTGCTCGACGGCTGGTTGGCCCGCCGATTCGGCTGGCAGAGCCGTTTCGGCGGCCTCGCCGACCCGGCGGCGGACAAGATCCTGATGGTCGCCAGCTACATGACCCTGGCCTGGCTGGGCTACCTTCCCTGGTGGTTGTTCGGTCTGGTCATCCTGCGCGATCTGGTGATCGTCATCGGCGGCTGGGTCTACCACGTCGTCTTCGAACGGCTCCAGGCCGAGCCGACCCAGCTGTCGCGTTTCAATACCTTCTGTCAGGTCTTTCTGATGTGGTTCGTGCTGGTTCGACTGGCCGGCTTCCCCCTGCCGCCGGAGGCGCAGATCGGGCTCGAGTGGCTGGTGGCCTTCATGGCCGTGGTCACATTGGTCCAATACACCTGGCTGTGGAGCATGCGCGCCGTCAGGATCACCCGTGAGCGCCGGGCAGGAGAGCGGCCGCCTCGATGA
- a CDS encoding DUF3108 domain-containing protein: MSTIKRSNIRWISILTWLSLASAALGQSDAPNGGDADSAFPIPAHRTVHEVLRNGSKVGEVHSTLSQDERGIWFFETDTVATSTLARMLRLSAEESAHFLWREDHVLPLTYRNISRAPLRTRFWQHELHWDEHVSESVTHQGELRIPLEDGLLDPLTLRLQVSAWLHEPERRGQNFEFRVLERDQIETQRVDDLGAETIEVNGQCYETRKLRRFRREGSSRNYLMWLAPAQHWLPVRIELGDEDDDIVLRLIESSLPVADQNCD; this comes from the coding sequence ATGTCGACAATCAAGCGCTCGAACATCCGCTGGATCTCGATCTTGACCTGGCTGAGTCTGGCCAGCGCCGCGCTGGGGCAGTCTGACGCGCCGAACGGCGGGGACGCCGACTCGGCGTTCCCGATCCCGGCCCATCGGACCGTTCACGAGGTGCTGCGCAACGGCAGCAAGGTGGGCGAGGTGCACTCGACGCTCAGCCAGGACGAGCGCGGCATCTGGTTCTTCGAGACCGACACCGTGGCCACCTCGACGCTGGCCCGGATGCTTCGCCTGTCGGCCGAGGAGTCAGCCCATTTCCTCTGGCGTGAGGACCACGTGCTGCCACTGACCTATCGCAACATCTCCCGGGCGCCGCTCCGCACCCGTTTCTGGCAGCACGAACTGCACTGGGACGAGCACGTCAGCGAGTCCGTCACCCATCAGGGCGAACTGCGCATCCCCCTGGAGGACGGCCTGCTTGACCCGCTCACGCTACGCCTCCAGGTGTCCGCCTGGCTGCACGAACCCGAGCGGCGCGGCCAGAACTTCGAGTTCCGGGTGCTCGAACGCGATCAGATCGAGACCCAGCGCGTGGATGACCTGGGCGCGGAGACGATCGAGGTCAACGGCCAGTGCTACGAGACCCGCAAGCTGCGCCGTTTCCGACGCGAGGGCTCGAGCCGGAACTACCTGATGTGGCTCGCGCCGGCCCAGCACTGGCTGCCCGTCCGGATCGAGCTCGGAGACGAGGACGATGACATCGTGCTGCGTCTGATCGAGAGCAGCCTCCCGGTGGCTGACCAGAACTGCGATTGA
- the asnB gene encoding asparagine synthase B: MCSILGIFDLPAGQPGLRGIALEASRRQRHRGPDWSGIHVDDQAIIAHERLAIVDIDSGAQPLTSPDGKLVLGVNGEIYNHRALRAQCPDYEFQTGSDCEVILALYRQHGVDFLDKLNGIYAFVLWDLEHSRYLIARDPIGVMPLYYGRDEEGRLWVASEMKAIEPNCVQVQAFPPGHVLDSRDGEIRRWYSPDWRAFEKADAPADTGKLRGALEHAIHRQLMCDVPYGVLLSGGLDSSLVAAIAKLYADRRVESDDTEAAWWPRLHSFAIGLEGSPDLAAARIAADAIGTQHHEFHYTIDEGLDALDDVIRHIETFDVTTIRASTPMFLLARRIKAMGIKMVLSGEGADEIFGGYLYFHKAPDARAFHEETVRKIDKLHLFDCLRANKSMAAWGVEARVPFLDLEFLDHAMRLDPAAKMAGPGRPEKGILREAGQGLLPDEILWRQKEQFSDGVGYGWIDALKAHAEQQVSDRELREAAQRFPLNPPATKEAYFYRRIFERHFPSPAAAATVPAGPSIACSTPEALAWDESFAKMADPSGRAMRGVHAKSY; encoded by the coding sequence ATGTGTTCGATCCTGGGTATCTTCGATCTCCCCGCAGGCCAGCCCGGCCTGCGGGGCATCGCTTTGGAGGCCTCCCGCCGTCAACGGCATCGGGGCCCGGACTGGAGCGGCATTCATGTCGATGATCAGGCGATCATCGCGCACGAGCGCCTGGCCATCGTCGACATCGACTCCGGCGCGCAACCCCTGACCAGCCCGGACGGCAAACTGGTGCTGGGCGTCAACGGCGAGATCTACAATCACCGGGCCCTGCGCGCGCAATGTCCGGACTACGAGTTCCAGACCGGCTCCGACTGCGAGGTCATCCTGGCCCTCTATCGCCAGCACGGCGTCGACTTCCTCGACAAGCTCAACGGCATCTACGCCTTCGTGCTCTGGGACCTGGAGCACTCGCGCTACCTCATCGCCCGCGATCCGATCGGCGTGATGCCGCTCTACTACGGTCGTGACGAGGAAGGCCGTCTGTGGGTCGCCTCGGAGATGAAGGCCATCGAACCGAACTGCGTGCAGGTCCAGGCCTTCCCGCCGGGTCATGTCCTGGACAGCCGGGACGGCGAGATCCGGCGCTGGTATTCGCCCGACTGGCGGGCCTTCGAAAAGGCCGATGCACCCGCCGACACGGGCAAGCTGCGCGGCGCGCTCGAGCACGCCATCCACCGCCAGCTGATGTGCGACGTTCCCTACGGCGTGCTGCTGTCCGGGGGGCTCGACTCCTCCCTGGTTGCCGCCATCGCGAAACTCTACGCGGATCGACGCGTGGAGTCCGACGACACGGAAGCGGCCTGGTGGCCCCGCCTGCACAGCTTCGCCATCGGCCTGGAAGGCTCACCCGATCTGGCCGCGGCCCGAATCGCCGCCGATGCCATCGGCACCCAGCATCACGAATTCCACTACACCATCGACGAAGGCCTCGACGCCCTCGACGACGTCATCCGCCACATCGAAACCTTCGATGTGACCACCATCCGGGCCTCCACCCCGATGTTCCTGCTCGCCCGCCGAATCAAGGCCATGGGCATCAAGATGGTGCTGTCCGGCGAAGGCGCCGACGAGATCTTCGGCGGCTATCTCTATTTCCACAAGGCGCCCGACGCACGGGCCTTCCACGAAGAAACCGTGCGCAAGATCGACAAGCTGCACCTGTTCGACTGCCTGCGTGCCAACAAGTCGATGGCCGCCTGGGGCGTCGAGGCCCGGGTGCCCTTTCTGGATCTGGAGTTTCTCGATCACGCCATGCGGCTGGATCCGGCCGCCAAGATGGCCGGTCCGGGTCGCCCGGAAAAGGGCATCCTGCGCGAGGCGGGCCAAGGCCTGCTACCGGACGAGATCCTCTGGCGTCAGAAGGAGCAGTTCTCCGATGGCGTCGGCTACGGCTGGATCGATGCCCTGAAGGCGCACGCCGAGCAGCAGGTCAGCGACCGCGAACTGCGCGAAGCAGCGCAACGCTTTCCGCTCAATCCTCCAGCCACCAAGGAAGCCTACTTCTACCGCCGAATCTTCGAGCGCCACTTCCCCTCGCCGGCCGCGGCCGCCACCGTGCCGGCCGGCCCGTCGATCGCCTGTTCGACGCCGGAAGCCTTGGCCTGGGACGAAAGCTTCGCGAAGATGGCCGACCCCTCGGGGCGGGCGATGCGCGGAGTGCACGCGAAGAGCTACTGA
- the purN gene encoding phosphoribosylglycinamide formyltransferase yields the protein MRPTAGPDERQGLVVMISGRGSNLLALAEACRSGRIPARIDAVICDRPGAAGLERAAELGLDRVLIDRQRHASRADFEDSLGAALDGLAPRYIILAGFMRVLSADFVDARPGRMINIHPSLLPRHRGLETHRRALEAGDREHGASVHFVTPALDGGPVISQARLDIRPGDTPDTLADRLLPLEHQLLVRTTALLMTRTVELRDGCIHVDNQALEHPLDLDLDLAESGQRRAGAV from the coding sequence ATGAGGCCGACGGCAGGTCCAGACGAGCGCCAGGGCCTCGTCGTGATGATCTCGGGCCGCGGCAGCAATCTGCTGGCCCTGGCCGAGGCCTGCCGCAGCGGACGCATTCCGGCCCGTATCGATGCGGTGATCTGCGACCGGCCCGGCGCCGCCGGTCTGGAACGCGCCGCCGAACTGGGCCTGGATCGGGTCCTGATCGACCGTCAGCGCCATGCCAGCCGGGCGGACTTCGAAGACAGCCTCGGCGCCGCCCTGGACGGCCTGGCGCCCCGCTACATCATCCTGGCCGGCTTCATGCGCGTACTCAGCGCCGACTTCGTCGACGCCCGCCCTGGCCGGATGATCAATATCCACCCGTCTCTGCTGCCGCGTCACCGCGGCCTGGAGACGCACCGCCGCGCGCTCGAGGCCGGCGATCGGGAACACGGCGCCAGCGTTCACTTCGTGACCCCCGCGCTGGACGGCGGCCCGGTCATCAGCCAGGCCCGCCTCGACATCCGCCCCGGCGACACGCCGGACACCCTGGCCGACCGGCTACTGCCGCTGGAGCATCAGCTGCTGGTCAGGACCACGGCACTACTGATGACCCGCACGGTCGAACTTCGCGATGGATGCATTCATGTCGACAATCAAGCGCTCGAACATCCGCTGGATCTCGATCTTGACCTGGCTGAGTCTGGCCAGCGCCGCGCTGGGGCAGTCTGA
- a CDS encoding DUF3379 family protein, translated as MDLEALNKRLMSDPDLDDPALRALAEKDPACAEALEDARAFEARLERALALRAPRGLAERIIERQQRERRRPEIPWMLSTAAALALAIGLLAFRGPTPSTDPRQDDVWSTVAWHWAHDGPQVLEASLQMQSTAIEVDALLDSLGVHADEELLAQVRLGKICPTPDGRGAHLILTTDDGPITLMILPHTRAPMAPASVTLDDGLEAWLVNLDHGSMAVLAEPGRGAYELARRLQQQLSIDESQRSL; from the coding sequence ATGGACCTCGAGGCGCTGAACAAACGGCTGATGAGCGACCCGGATCTCGACGATCCGGCGCTGCGAGCCCTGGCGGAGAAAGACCCGGCCTGTGCCGAGGCCCTCGAAGACGCCCGCGCATTCGAAGCCCGACTCGAGCGCGCGCTGGCCCTGCGCGCGCCCCGCGGCCTGGCCGAGCGCATCATCGAGCGCCAGCAGCGTGAGCGGCGGCGACCGGAAATCCCCTGGATGCTGTCCACGGCGGCCGCCCTGGCCCTGGCCATCGGCCTGCTGGCCTTTCGAGGCCCTACCCCCTCGACGGACCCGCGGCAGGACGATGTCTGGTCGACCGTTGCCTGGCATTGGGCACACGATGGCCCGCAGGTCCTCGAGGCCAGCCTGCAGATGCAAAGTACGGCCATCGAGGTGGACGCCCTGCTGGACAGTCTGGGCGTGCACGCCGACGAGGAACTGCTGGCACAGGTCCGCCTGGGCAAGATCTGCCCGACCCCCGATGGCCGCGGCGCGCACCTCATCCTGACCACCGACGACGGCCCGATCACCCTGATGATCCTGCCCCACACCCGTGCCCCGATGGCACCGGCCTCGGTGACCCTGGACGACGGCCTGGAAGCCTGGCTGGTCAACCTGGACCACGGCAGCATGGCCGTGCTCGCCGAGCCGGGGCGAGGGGCCTACGAACTGGCGCGCCGACTCCAGCAGCAGCTCAGCATCGACGAAAGTCAGCGCAGCCTCTGA
- a CDS encoding sigma-70 family RNA polymerase sigma factor: MPVMFGSVNRQRRFEALAREFSDDLFRFAVWLCGDRALADDLVQETFIRAWKALDSLKDEQAAKPWLITILRREYARTFERKVPPLVDIDAVIGLEQAGEGPEDRLERMRFRERIMQLEAKYREPLLMQVILGMAINEIAAVLDLTDSAVMTRVFRAREQLKQTMSKD, translated from the coding sequence GTGCCGGTCATGTTCGGTAGCGTGAACCGTCAGCGCCGCTTCGAGGCCCTGGCGCGCGAGTTTTCCGACGACCTGTTCCGCTTCGCGGTCTGGCTCTGCGGCGATCGCGCACTGGCCGACGACCTGGTCCAGGAGACCTTCATCCGGGCCTGGAAGGCGCTGGATTCACTCAAGGACGAGCAGGCGGCGAAGCCCTGGCTGATCACGATCCTGCGGCGGGAATACGCGCGCACCTTCGAGCGCAAGGTCCCGCCCCTGGTCGACATCGATGCCGTGATCGGCCTCGAACAGGCCGGGGAAGGGCCGGAGGATCGGCTGGAACGGATGCGTTTTCGTGAGCGCATCATGCAGCTGGAAGCGAAGTATCGCGAGCCGCTGCTGATGCAGGTGATCCTGGGCATGGCGATCAACGAGATCGCCGCGGTGCTGGACCTGACCGACAGCGCGGTGATGACCCGGGTCTTCCGGGCCCGTGAACAACTCAAGCAGACGATGAGCAAGGACTAG
- a CDS encoding amidohydrolase family protein — protein MRSTLLCLLLLPLSALAADGFLFENVRLIDVDGNHASEPVSLAVREGFIVHSEQLGEAPVRIEAEGFLMPGLAEMHAHIPPTRDPERLADVLTLFLAHGVTTVRGMLGEAGHLPLRAELANGERHGPRLLTAGPSFNGNTVSSPEQAAGMVRAQSEAGYDLLKLHPGLWPDAFAAIVETAAGLGIDYSGHVSMAVGLDRVLASQQGTIDHLDAYVQAMVPERHPLYGRDPGFFGMNLVDGIDDSRIEALALRTAEAGIANVPTQTLLENIFIGDLDALLGRPAMRFVNARTRDNWLDAIEQLREGHGPEQRQRFIDVRRALILALHRAGATILLGADAPQILNVPGDAVHHELELYVAAGLSPAEALATGTTRVADYLGQSAHGCLQPGCVADLVLLTANPLADIHHSRSIQGVMRAGRWYDRAALDEMLEDVARRAADD, from the coding sequence ATGCGATCGACCCTGCTCTGTCTTCTGCTCCTGCCCCTGTCGGCGCTGGCGGCCGATGGCTTTCTCTTCGAGAACGTCCGCCTGATCGACGTCGATGGGAACCATGCCTCCGAGCCCGTGAGCCTGGCCGTCCGCGAGGGCTTCATCGTGCATAGCGAGCAGCTCGGCGAGGCGCCCGTTCGCATCGAGGCCGAGGGCTTCCTGATGCCGGGTCTGGCGGAAATGCATGCCCATATCCCGCCCACGCGGGATCCCGAGCGTCTGGCCGACGTGCTGACCCTGTTCCTCGCGCATGGCGTGACCACGGTCCGCGGGATGCTCGGCGAAGCCGGCCACCTGCCGCTTCGCGCGGAGCTGGCCAACGGTGAGCGGCATGGACCCCGCCTGCTGACGGCCGGGCCTTCGTTCAACGGGAATACGGTGTCTTCTCCGGAACAGGCGGCCGGCATGGTGCGGGCGCAATCCGAGGCCGGCTACGACCTGCTCAAGTTGCACCCCGGGCTCTGGCCGGACGCCTTTGCGGCCATCGTCGAGACCGCCGCCGGCCTGGGCATCGACTACTCGGGACACGTCTCCATGGCCGTCGGCCTCGACCGCGTCCTGGCCTCGCAGCAAGGCACGATCGACCATCTGGATGCCTATGTCCAGGCCATGGTCCCCGAGCGCCATCCGCTCTACGGTCGAGATCCGGGATTCTTCGGCATGAATCTCGTCGATGGCATCGACGACTCGCGCATCGAAGCGCTGGCACTTCGCACCGCCGAGGCCGGCATCGCCAATGTCCCGACCCAGACCCTGCTGGAGAACATCTTCATCGGTGATCTGGACGCCCTGCTCGGGCGGCCGGCCATGCGCTTCGTCAACGCTCGCACCCGCGACAACTGGCTCGACGCCATCGAACAGCTGCGGGAAGGCCACGGCCCCGAGCAACGTCAGCGCTTCATCGACGTGCGGCGCGCCTTGATCCTTGCCCTGCATCGCGCCGGGGCGACGATCCTGCTGGGCGCCGATGCGCCGCAGATTCTGAACGTGCCCGGGGACGCCGTCCATCATGAACTCGAGCTCTATGTCGCCGCCGGTCTGAGCCCGGCCGAGGCCCTGGCCACCGGGACCACGCGCGTGGCGGACTACCTGGGCCAGAGCGCGCATGGCTGTCTGCAGCCGGGCTGCGTCGCCGATCTGGTCCTGCTCACCGCCAACCCGCTGGCCGATATCCATCACAGCCGCAGCATCCAGGGCGTGATGCGGGCGGGCCGCTGGTACGATCGAGCAGCCCTCGACGAGATGCTCGAAGACGTCGCACGACGCGCTGCCGATGACTGA
- the purM gene encoding phosphoribosylformylglycinamidine cyclo-ligase, producing the protein MSDPSGKSMSYRDAGVDIDAGNALVERIKPLVAATRRPEVLAGLGGFGGLFQLGDRFTDPVLVSGTDGVGTKLLLARKLDVHDTIGIDLVAMCVNDILVCGAEPLFFLDYFACGKLDVDAASQVVAGIAEGCRQAGCALIGGETAEMPGMYGHGEYDLAGFTVGAVDRQALIDGSAIEAGDVILGLESSGPHSNGYSLIRRVVDHAQADLDQPMGETTLGKALLAPTRIYVAAIQKALAAAELHGMAHITGGGLTENIIRVVPDGLGLRIDEGSWPQPEVFDWLARTGNIERSEMRRTFNLGIGYVMICRPSEADRIEAALDEPVHRIGEVIEHHGGERVQFRA; encoded by the coding sequence ATGAGCGACCCCTCCGGAAAATCCATGAGTTACCGCGATGCAGGGGTCGACATCGACGCCGGCAACGCCCTGGTCGAGCGGATCAAGCCGCTGGTGGCCGCCACCCGCCGCCCCGAGGTCCTGGCGGGCCTCGGCGGCTTCGGCGGTCTGTTTCAGCTCGGCGATCGCTTCACCGACCCCGTGCTGGTGTCCGGCACGGACGGCGTCGGCACCAAGCTCCTGCTGGCCAGGAAGCTGGACGTCCACGACACCATCGGCATCGACCTGGTGGCGATGTGCGTCAACGACATCCTGGTCTGCGGCGCCGAGCCTTTGTTCTTCCTGGACTACTTTGCCTGCGGCAAGCTGGATGTGGACGCGGCCAGCCAGGTCGTCGCCGGCATCGCCGAGGGCTGTCGCCAGGCCGGCTGCGCCCTGATCGGCGGCGAGACCGCCGAAATGCCGGGCATGTACGGCCATGGCGAATACGATCTGGCCGGCTTTACCGTGGGCGCCGTGGATCGCCAGGCACTCATCGACGGCAGCGCCATCGAAGCCGGCGACGTCATCCTCGGCCTGGAGTCCAGCGGCCCGCACAGCAATGGCTATTCCCTGATTCGCCGGGTCGTCGATCATGCCCAGGCCGATCTCGATCAGCCCATGGGAGAAACGACCCTGGGCAAGGCCCTGCTCGCGCCGACACGGATCTACGTTGCCGCGATCCAGAAGGCGCTGGCGGCGGCCGAACTGCATGGCATGGCCCACATCACCGGCGGCGGCCTGACCGAGAACATCATCCGAGTCGTGCCTGACGGCCTGGGCCTGCGCATCGACGAAGGCAGCTGGCCCCAGCCCGAGGTCTTCGACTGGCTGGCCAGGACCGGCAACATCGAGCGCTCGGAGATGCGCCGCACCTTCAACCTCGGCATCGGCTACGTCATGATCTGCCGCCCGAGCGAAGCGGACCGGATCGAAGCGGCGCTGGACGAACCGGTCCACCGGATCGGCGAGGTGATCGAACACCACGGCGGCGAGCGCGTCCAGTTCCGGGCATGA